In Chryseobacterium sp., the genomic window GTTCAGATACGAACAATGAACAAATTTCAACCTCTGAAAGCAGTTTTAGTCCAAAAGCTTCTTTAATGCAAGGAAGTTCTGCTGCCCGCCTTACACAAGATGACAGCGACCAGATTGTGAACTCCTCTTTACTCTTGATAAAGGAAATCCAGAACAGGAGTGAACTCGTTGATTTAATTAGGAATCCTGTTACCAATCCGGATGGTTCCATCGATTATGTAACCAAAGACGGATTAGCTAAATTTTTAGAAATAATCGATTATAAAGGTGACGTCAATGTAAAAGATGTTAATTACATGATTTCTGAAAGTGTAAAAGCTTATAATCAGGGCTATGATACCTATATCTCTAACATGAATATATCTTCCGGTGCTAAAGCTATTATGAAGGACTTGATAAAACCAAAAGTCCTATACGTTAATCTTGAAGATTATCCGGAATATGCAGGTCTCAAAACGATAGAACAGGAAAAGTTAAAGGATGTCTATGATGTCACAAACACCGCGAGAAGAAGTGATCTGGATGATATAACTCTTGGAGGATATATGTTGGGTGGCGCTGCTGTAGGAGCATGGATCGGAAGTTATTTCCCTTGGCCGGGAGCTCCGATTTTAGGAGGTGTCATTGGAGCGGTAGTAGGAGCCGTTTTATGGGTTGCTATAAAAGGATAGTGATGAAAAAAAATGTATCCGTAACCGTAATTAGCCTTACTACAAATCTTCTTTCTTGCTTTTGAAAGTTTCAAAAAAAAACTGGATTTGTTATAGGTTTAACAGGTTTGGCAGGTATAATGATCAGCGGGCTATTTTTCTTAATGTCTGATAAGATGTTTCACAGAAAAAAAGCCGAAAAGAATACTATTTATCTTTATTTCAGGGAAACAAAGTCAAAAGCGGGATTAATTTCAAAATCATATAATATTAATAATTCAAACTATTCTCATGTTGGGATTGGCGGAATTATTAACGGAAAAGAACAGGTTTATCATATTTTATTTTGGAATGATGGCAAAAAGCATTTTACCGATCTAAGAATTGAAAGCATCGATGATTTTTTTAATCCTAAAAATGAAAAAGTACTATCCGGAGGAGTCTATTCAGTAAAAAATGTAACGCCTTATGAGTATTCAAAGTTTACCAATGTATTAGACAGTATTCGTCAGCAACGATTGGCTTTTGATAAAAAATTTGAAAGTATTGACGATAATAAATTTTACTGTTCCGAATTAGTAATCAGCTTACTCAGATTTACAAAACGGGATTTTCATTTAAAAAAAATTAAGAAAAAATTGACAGGAATAGATGCTGTTATTTTAAACCGGGACTCCATATCTTATTATCCCACAGATATTTTTATGAACAATGAAAATTTCACCCCTGTAGAAAAATGGTAATTTAAACTTTTATACTTGTTAAATGTGCGTTATTAAATTTCAACCTGTCTTACAAACAATATTATCGTTGATCGGTTTATTTTTCATCTTATCCGTTTATTTACGACTTATCTTCAAAGGTATTTGAAAGGAAATGATCGTATAAAATGTAGTAAAGCTATCAACTAGGTTCAATCTCTTACCAATCCTAGCATAGTGCAAAATGGGTAAGAACAATAATAAAAATATGAACAAAAAACTAAATTACCTCTTCGCAGTATTGTTATTATCTGCTGCAACAGTCACTTCTTGTACAAATGAATCAAGAGACACTGACGGACAAACAACGACTGAAACATTAACAAAGAAAAACAACACTTCCTCAGCGAAGAAATTACCCGGATGCGGGAATGGCCCGGGGGTACATGCTGTCATATCATATGAAATAGATACTTTTAATTTCCACAGACCTTCAAAAGGGTGTGAAAGCGGCTTCTCATTATGTGTACAAGGGCATTGGGAAGTTGAATGCCACGATATCGATCATAATCCTATAGCATCGATTGCCAATAAAAAAGCGGATGTATGGGCAGATGTCTTAGATACCCAGGCTGAACTTCATTTTCCAATTGGGCTAAAAGATGAAGCAGGCTATACTAAAGATGATTTCGATAAATTTTATGTAGATAAAGAGCACGAATTATATGACGGAGTTATCCTTAAACCAGGTGTTTATGATATTACTGAAACAAAAGACGAAATGGTAGTACTTGTTGATATACTATATTAAAATTAGTAAACACTCAGCTTATAATAAGCTGAGTGTTTTTTTATGACAAAAGATCAATTCATTATTTTTTTAGGATGGTCTATCCTTTACATTTTTTATTTAATTAACAGCCGTTGCAAAAATCGAATTTTCCGACCAACCGCCTCCAAAGCCTTCCAGTTGGGAAGTAGACGCTGCAGGTCCGTATACTACAGTACTTCCCGCTACATATCTATATGTTTTTGTATTTCCTGAAGAATTATTCACATAGATAACGCCCACTGCAACGTCAGACAGGGTAAGACCAGTATTGGGGCCCCTTGCTATAAAACTCATCAAAGTAGGCCTGCTGCTTACATCGGGAGATTGGGTGGCCACAGCTCCTATACCGACATTATCTTCAGAAAGAGTACTTCTTACAAACATCTTTTGATCCGCTGTCAGTGTTCCATTGAGTCTTATCAACTGTGAGATAGTCACCATCCATTTTCCTGGCGGAAGACTGATATTGGTTCCGGTATATTTCAAGGTATTATCTGCAACAAAGGGAATATTTATTCCTCCAGATGTAGTTCCTGTAGCGGTATTGGCTGCTGCTCTCTGCCATGTTGCCACTCCGTTGGCATCTGAAGTTAATATTTTATTAACTCCCTGAGTTCCATCTACAATTTTTAATGCCCCATTTGTTGCTGAACGAACATCAAGTACATTGGTAGGAGCTGTGGTTCCGATACCTACCCTCCCATTTTTGTTCAAAGTCATCAAAGCACTTCCTGTAGTTGGAACTCCTGCAAAGAATTGTAAAACATTCTGTGCGGCTCCGAATCCGTAAAAATCATCCCCGGCAGTACTGTTCCAGACGGCTAGTTTTTTCCCTTGCGTTGTCCCTAAATCTAAAAGATTATTGGGAGTTGCTGTACCAAGACCAATTCTATTATTTCTTGCATCAACATTAAAAGTCGTCCCGTCTACCGTAAAATGACTTGTACCGGCAGTAGCAGTACTTGTAAATGCTAAAGTGTTTCCGGCTTGTGCTACGATACGGTTTCCCGCTAATGTCCCGTTTCCTGCATAGATACTTGTATCTGTATTTGCAGGGAGGTCTTTCCAGGTTGCCACCCCATTGGCATCTGAGGTTAAAACTTTGTTTGCCCCCTGGGTACCATCAACAAGTTTTAGAGCACCATTTGTTGCTGAACGAACATCAAGTACATTGGTAGGGGCTGTGGTTCCGATACCTACTCTCCCATTTTTGTTCAAAGTCATTAATGCATCACCAGCAGCAGCAGCTCCAGCAAAAATTTGTAATACATCAGCAGCATTTCCAAATCCGTAGAAATCATCTCCTGCAGTGCTGTTCCATAATGCTAATTTTTTCCCGCTGCCTGATCCCAAATCTAAAAGATTTTTAGGTGTTGTTGTTCCGATACCCACCCTATTGGTAACGGCATCCACAGAGAAAGTACTTCCATCCACTGAAAAATGATTGGTTCCTGTAGCAGCTGAACTGGTAAATGCCAAAGTACTTCCGGCTTGTGCTACGATACGGTTTCCCGCTAATGTTCCGTTTCCTGCATAGATACTTGTATCTGTATTTGCAGGGAGGTCTTTCCAGGTTGCCACACCATTGGCATCTGAGGTTAAGACCCTGTTGGCTCCCTGGCTTCCATCAGCAATCTTTAAAGCACCATTTGTTGTAGAGCGGATATCAAGCTTATTTGTAGGGGTTACCGTTCCCATTCCCACATTCCCATTATTAAGCACGACAAAATCATTTGATTGCTGAACCGGGGTTGGAGCTCCTGTAGAAGCATTATCTTTTGCGCCGTCCACATGAAAGGACCCTTGTGGATTAGGAGTATTGATCCCTACCTGAGAAAAAGCAAAGTTGAAGAGAGAATATTGTAGATAAAATTGTAATTTTTTTCATTTGCTTAGTTTTAAATGTTTAATGTTTAATTTTTTTTCTTGTGTACTTTTAGAATCGTAACTCGAAAATGTGACCGGTCTGAAATTTTCTAAGTGTTCGAATTGTATAGTGCAAATGTACAGCCTCTGAACAAAAAAAATAGTACATCAAAGATACGCCACAAAATAAACTACTGTAAAAAACAAGTTAAACAACCAAAGAAGTAGCTTTGAAGTAAATGAAAAAAGTGAATTATTATCTGATTTGAAAGAAAACAGTTACCCATGGGTACCCATTTCCAACATTCCGGTCACCTCGAAGGATTATTCAGGATGGTCTGTAGTTTTAAAAAGCAGAGATCATTAGAATCTCTGCATCAAAACACAAACACTTTTCTCAAACATATAAGAATGAAAAAAATTATATTCAAATCTATTAATATTGAATAAGAAAATGATTACTTCAAAAATACGTCACTTCTTAATGAATTAACAATCAAAAAAATTAGATAATGAATGAAGTATTATTGAAGTACAACATTCCCAATTCTGCACAAGAAAAATGACTCATTTTACCAAGATCATTTTATTCTTTCCTCTTTAACTTATTATATTCATAAAAAATTTATTTTTGTTTAGATAATTGAAAAAAAATATGTCCCCTAATTTTAGAATTAAAATAATATATCTTGCTTTTATTTTTCCTTTTGTATTTCTTGGAGCCCAGGATTATTCTTTTCTGCCTGAACCCATAAGAACAACATCAGAGTATAAAAGGAAAGGGGATTATGAAGGGGCTTTAAGGTTTAATACCAAGGCGCTTAAACAATATGAAGAAAATGGAGACACCAGGGGAATCATTATGGTATACACCAATATTGGAAACATACTGTGTGGTTTCAGCAGACATAAGGAAAGCCTGGAATATCTGGATAAAGCAAAGAACGAGCTCAATACCATTAATCCTCCGACTCCTCTTCTTATAGGAAATTTATATAATGAATATGGTAGGAATTATATCCGATTAGGATTATTTGAGCAGGCTAATACAGCCTATAATAAAGCAGCGTATTATATCAAAAGGGTTACAGATGATAAACAGAGGAATTACCTTTTGTTTCATAATTATTCAGGGAAGTATACTAACTTTCTTAAATCTAAAAACATTGATTCTTTACGGACCATAGAAAAAAATTGCTGTCTGAGATTCCGGGAGCATTCTCCTACACAAGAATGGCTGATGGTTTTATTGCGAAAAAAACATTTGGATTCTGCAGAATACTATATGAATAAGGCTGTTCTCAATTTTAATACCGCAAATTTTACTGAAAAAGGGATTGCATTATTCAGTTATGGAGACCTTTATAATGTAAAAGGAGATCAAAAAAGGCTTTGGAATATTATCTGAAAGCAGAGGATATATTCCAACAAATCAAAAACAAACCCGCTTTGCTCACCGTTTATGATACTATTTCCGGGGTCTATAAATCACTTCATGAAATTGAAAGATCAAATGAATACCTGAGCCAGTATACAGCCCTCACCGACAGCCTCAGCAAAAACGAAAAGGAAGCAGTAAACCTTGCCGTGAATACACTGGTTGAGTTAAAACACGAAGAAAAGAGACAGGAAAGAAAGATCTTCTACATAATCGTTCTGATAATTGTAGTCGTCTTCCTACTATTAATATACTTTATCCGGAAAATATATATCCGGAAAACAATCAAAAAAGATAGACTCATTGAAAAAAAGACTATCGAAACAGATGTTCTTAAATTAAAAGTAAATGATTCTTTTGACGAAATTATTCAGTTGATGGAAAGCAGAAGTCCTTTATTCTTGACCCGTTTTAAAGAAGTATATTCTGAATTCTACGAAAAAATGGTAACTCATACTACTGAACTCACAGAACATGATATCAAATTCTTTGCTTATCTCAGATTAAATCTTACGAATAAGGAGATCTGCCAATATGAGAACATTAGTTTACGAGGTATTGAAACCAAAAGGTACAGGCTCAAGAAAAAACTGAAACTTCCACAAAATACAGAACTTCAGAAATGGATTTTAGAATTGTAAGTTTATATGGGATAAAAAATGGATAAAAAAGCAAAAGACCTCTTCTCGAGGCCTTTTTTTATTATACTTTATATCAATTGATTACCGCTTCAGATCGTCAATTTCATCCTGTACCGCTTTTATTTTATCTCTTAGCTCCTGGCTTATTTTCCCTGGAAAATTTTTAACCTTTCTTAGATCCAGTGCCAGCATTATAGAAGCAATTCCAAGAAATATGAAAGAAACCCCTGTTAATGTAACCAAAGAAATACCCGTAAATACAGGATTAAATATCAATAGTAAAGAAAATATAATTCCTCCTGCACTTGCCAGCGCTACATTTCCCCAGCTCATTATTTTCATGCTTTTCAGATCAAAAGCAAAACCCAGTAACTGAAAGGAACGGAACAGCAAGGTAAATCCGACTACAAACGGAAGAATAGACATTGAAATCTGTGGATAAGCGATCAGGTAAACACCAATAGCGGTTGTCAACAGCCCACTTACCAGAAACCAGCCCCAGCCTTGTAAAGATTTACTGTTCTGTATGGAGAAAAACACCTCTGTAATCCCGGAAAATAAAAAGGAAACACTGAAAAAAATAGAAAGGGTTACATACGTTGCCAGCGGAACACTAAATACATAAATACCGAAGATCAGAAAAAGGATCCCGAAGATCAATGGAATGTACCAGTGTTTAACCGTGTTGGTAAGAGTCTGAAATAAATTGCCCATAGAAATATCTTTTAATCCGGCCTACTTTGTGAAGCGGTGTTCGGCTTGTCCGCGAGAATTCAATGAGGAAAATCCTTTATTTTTCCCTTTCCATTGAAATACCTCTCGTTACTAATTTACAAAAAATATATGAAAAACAGGTATCAAAGGGTTTTAATTTCGTGCGGTCTCCTTCCTGATCGGCAGGCATTGATCTTAATTCAAAAAATAAAATAAAATAAAATAAAAAAGATGAAAATCAACATATGATTTTCATCTTTTACAAATAGCTTTTCCTATTTTTTTATCTTAAGCAGGCTTATATAATTTATACATGACAAACAGAAACCCTAACCAAACCGGAATTAAAATCACCTGAATTTCCATTCCTGTAATGCTCATTAATCCTAAAATCAGAACTAAAAAGGCAATACAAATATAATTGGATATAGGATAGAATATTGATGGAAACTTCGATTCAATTCCTGATTTAGTGATTGATCGTTTAAATTTTAAATGGGTATAACAAATCATCAGCCAGTTGATGATCAATGTGGACACCACTAATGCCATTAAGTATTCAAAGGCTTTTTCCGGTACCAGTTTATTAATAATGATACAGATTCCGGCAAAACATGAAGAAACAATGATCGCATTGGTAGGAACAGAATTTTTATTCAGTTTTTTTAAAAATTTGGGAGCATTTCCCTGTTGGGCCAGCCCAAAAAGCATTCGGCTGTTACTGTAAACACTACTGTTGTATACAGACAGCGCCGCTGTCAAAACAATAAGATTAAGAACATTCGCAATCAATGAATTAAATTGAACCACTTTACCGAAAAGTCTGAACTCAAGTCCATTTAAGTTTTGAAAAACCATTACAAACGGGCTTGACCCTTCTGTAATCTCCCGCCAAGGGCTTAATGAAAATAAGATCACTAAAGCTCCTACATAGAAAATCAAAATCCTGTAAATTACCTGGTTGGTAGCCTGGGGAATCGTTTTTTCCGGGCTCTTTGCTTCCGCTGCGGTAATCCCGATCAGCTCCAGTCCTCCAAAAGAGAACATAATCATGGCCATGGCTGCAAATAATCCGGAGTATCCGTTTTCAGTTTTATTAAAAAGTCCTTTCGGAAAAAAGCCGCCGTCATTCCATAAGTTGGAAATACTGGCTTTCTCTCCTCCTGTTCCTGTTATTAATAAGTAAACTCCGAAGATAATCATAGCGATAATAGCTACTACTTTGATGATAGAGAACCAAAACTCGGTTTCTCCATATACTTTTACGGAAGCAAGGTTAAGGGCATTGATCACAATAAAAAAGAATAAACTGGAAACCCAGAGCGGTATTTCCGGCCACCAGAAATGGATGTAATGTCCGATAGCCGTAAGTTCGGCCATACTTACCAGAATATAAAGAATCCAGTAGTTCCATCCGGAGGCAAAGCCTGGAAAATTTCCCCAATATTTATAGGCAAAGTAACTGAAACTTCCCGATACCGGTTCCTGAACTACCATCTCACCCAGCTGGCGCATGATAAAAAAAGCAATAATCCCGGCTAAAGCATATCCTAAAATAACTGATGGGCCAGCTAATACGGCAGCGGGTCCTATTCCCAGAAATAATCCGGTTCCTATGGCACCTCCAAGGGCAATTAATTGTATGTGTCGATTTGTTAATCCTCTAACTAAAGTCTCGTTTTGTCCTGTTTTATTTTCGTTGCTCATAGAATGAATTATTCAGTCGCTAAATATATAAAAACTTTTCACAGAAATTCTCATTCCATGGGGTAAATTGATAATTCCACCTCATCAGAATCAGAAAGGTTGCCCATGGGTTGTCAATATCCCGCTGAGTCTCAAAACAGAGCTATAAAAAACAGGCATTCCCTCAATATAGTAATGCCTGCTGTTTTTTATAGAATCGCTATGTATTTAATTTGCTATCTTATATCCATAAATAGAAGCAGCGGTCACCTGACAGGTAGGACCTGAATTGCCCAACTTTGCGGCAGCTGT contains:
- a CDS encoding tetratricopeptide repeat protein; amino-acid sequence: MSPNFRIKIIYLAFIFPFVFLGAQDYSFLPEPIRTTSEYKRKGDYEGALRFNTKALKQYEENGDTRGIIMVYTNIGNILCGFSRHKESLEYLDKAKNELNTINPPTPLLIGNLYNEYGRNYIRLGLFEQANTAYNKAAYYIKRVTDDKQRNYLLFHNYSGKYTNFLKSKNIDSLRTIEKNCCLRFREHSPTQEWLMVLLRKKHLDSAEYYMNKAVLNFNTANFTEKGIALFSYGDLYNVKGDQKRLWNII
- a CDS encoding HdeD family acid-resistance protein, producing MGNLFQTLTNTVKHWYIPLIFGILFLIFGIYVFSVPLATYVTLSIFFSVSFLFSGITEVFFSIQNSKSLQGWGWFLVSGLLTTAIGVYLIAYPQISMSILPFVVGFTLLFRSFQLLGFAFDLKSMKIMSWGNVALASAGGIIFSLLLIFNPVFTGISLVTLTGVSFIFLGIASIMLALDLRKVKNFPGKISQELRDKIKAVQDEIDDLKR
- a CDS encoding amino acid permease codes for the protein MSNENKTGQNETLVRGLTNRHIQLIALGGAIGTGLFLGIGPAAVLAGPSVILGYALAGIIAFFIMRQLGEMVVQEPVSGSFSYFAYKYWGNFPGFASGWNYWILYILVSMAELTAIGHYIHFWWPEIPLWVSSLFFFIVINALNLASVKVYGETEFWFSIIKVVAIIAMIIFGVYLLITGTGGEKASISNLWNDGGFFPKGLFNKTENGYSGLFAAMAMIMFSFGGLELIGITAAEAKSPEKTIPQATNQVIYRILIFYVGALVILFSLSPWREITEGSSPFVMVFQNLNGLEFRLFGKVVQFNSLIANVLNLIVLTAALSVYNSSVYSNSRMLFGLAQQGNAPKFLKKLNKNSVPTNAIIVSSCFAGICIIINKLVPEKAFEYLMALVVSTLIINWLMICYTHLKFKRSITKSGIESKFPSIFYPISNYICIAFLVLILGLMSITGMEIQVILIPVWLGFLFVMYKLYKPA